In Nothobranchius furzeri strain GRZ-AD chromosome 18, NfurGRZ-RIMD1, whole genome shotgun sequence, a single genomic region encodes these proteins:
- the LOC107392482 gene encoding serine/threonine-protein kinase PAK 6 isoform X1, which translates to MFRKKKKKRPEISAPKNFEHRVHTSFDAQRGCFVGLPTQWQSLIENLRRPKPMVDPSRITEVELRPKKTIVRGSMIGHGEYISAMINDMSRLSVTSSNSLRKSSPSARKRAQSLGRLGEVNEGDGYQYEGLTQDDDEDDQEHWRDKTRNIHSETNTPYLGMKKSITLQPNGILPKAKSTYEVGVSSMEGPSRPAQSQNIPASHGPYMSGEMGSPQERLIWKRDFQLPGGMPPNQRHIACFYSPAVAVQQLHRDQGTITTELRPNAPLYMHPHNSPGRPFSSYDLKAESVVRYHSGFLPTGTSSPLVGGIRPQRMVRSSASYTLGLSPNMGLRPGGPDPFLRHSGCPNPPYPRQDSPSQPRPSPTGSLATSPPGTCSPAFRPPQHPAPRPPPDPPKVTHEQFKAALQMVVDKGDPRTYLENFVKIGEGSTGVVCIATEKHTGRQVAVKMMDLRRQQRRELLFNEVVIMRDYQHKNVVEMFKSALVEEELWVIMEYLQGGALTNIVSETRLTEEQIATVCEAVLQALAYLHSQGVIHRDIKSDSILLTLDGRVKLSDFGFCAQISKDIPKRKSLVGTPYWMAPEVISKSPYGTEVDVWSMGIMVVEMVDGEPPYFSEMPVAAMKRLRDEPAPTVRSVSQISPVLKDFLDRMLTRDPLERASATDLLEHPFLLQTGSPQCLVPLVEQYRKRMSRC; encoded by the exons ATGTTTcgcaagaaaaagaagaagaggccGGAGATATCAGCGCCCAAAAACTTTGAGCACCGCGTCCACACCTCGTTTGACGCCCAGCGCGGCTGCTTTGTGGGCCTGCCCACGCAATGGCAGAGCCTGATAGAAAACCTGCGCAGGCCAAAGCCCATGGTGGACCCCTCCAGGATcacagaggtggagctgaggccaAAGAAG ACTATCGTGCGTGGAAGCATGATCGGCCACGGGGAGTACATCTCAGCCATGATCAACGACATGAGCCGCCTTTCTGTGACCAGTTCCAACTCCTTGCGGAAGAGTAGTCCCTCAGCCAGGAAGAGAGCCCAGTCTCTGGGAAGACTGGGGGAGGTGAACGAAGGAGATGGTTACCAGTACGAGGGCCTGAcgcaggatgatgatgaggatgatcaggAGCACTGGAGGGACAAAACCAGGAACATTCACAGTGAGACTAACACTCCATACTTGGGAATGAAGAAGAGCATCACTCTGCAGCCCAATGGGATCTTGCCAAAGGCTAAATCAACATATGAGGTCGgagttagctccatggagggacCCTCGCGGCCTGCTCAGTCCCAGAACATCCCAGCTAGTCACGGGCCTTACATGAGCGGAGAGATGGGCAGTCCTCAAGAGAGACTAATATGGAAAAGAGACTTCCAGCTGCCTGGAGGAATGCCACCAAATCAGAGACACATAGCTTGTTTTTACAGCCCTGCTGTGGCTGTGCAGCAGCTCCACCGAGACCAAGGAACCATCACAACAGAGCTCCGACCCAACGCGCCACTGTACATGCACCCTCACAACAGCCCGGGAAGGCCCTTCTCCTCATACGACCTTAAA GCAGAGTCCGTGGTGAGATACCACTCCGGTTTCCTGCCGACCGGCACCAGCAGTCCTCTTGTTGGAGGAATTAGACCTCAGCGGATGGTGCGCTCCTCTGCAAGCTACACTCTGGGTCTGTCACCTAACATGGGGTTGAGGCCCGGTGGACCAGACCCTTTCCTCAGACATTCAGGATGCCCCAACCCTCCATATCCCCGACAGGACAGTCCCTCCCAACCTCGACCTTCTCCCACAGGCTCATTAGCAACCAGTCCTCCAGGCACCTGCTCCCCAGCCTTCAGACCGCCACAGCATCCTGCACCCAGACCACCTCCTGACCCTCCGAAGGTGACACACGAACAGTTTAAAGCAGCCCTGCAGATGGTGGTGGATAAGGGCGATCCACGGACTTACTTGGAGAACTTTGTCAAGATTGGAGAGGGGTCAACAGGGGTGGTGTGTATCGCCACAGAAAAGCACACTGGAAGGCAAGTGGCAGTGAAGATGATGGACCTGCGccgtcagcagaggagagagttgCTCTTTAATGAG GTGGTCATCATGAGGGACTATCAGCACAAGAATGTGGTGGAGATGTTCAAGTCTGCCCTGGTTGAAGAAGAATTGTGGGTAATCATGGAGTACCTGCAGGGTGGAGCACTAACCAACATCGTGTCTGAAACCAG gcTGACTGAGGAGCAGATTGCCACAGTGTGTGAAGCTGTTCTGCAAGCCCTGGCCTATCTCCATTCACAGGGAGTCATTCACAGAGACATCAAGAGTGACTCCATACTACTCACTTTAGACGGAAGA GTGAAGCTTTCAGACTTTGGCTTCTGTGCCCAGATCAGTAAGGACATCCCCAAGAGGAAGTCTCTGGTAGGGACGCCCTACTGGATGGCTCCTGAGGTCATTTCCAAGTCACCATATGGCACCGAG GTTGATGTGTGGTCAATGGGCATCATggtggtggagatggtggacgggGAGCCCCCGTACTTCAGTGAAATGCCTGTAGCAGCAATGAAGAGGCTGAGGGATGAGCCGGCTCCGACGGTTCGAAGTGTCAGCCAG ATATCTCCTGTTCTCAAAGACTTCCTGGATCGAATGCTGACTCGGGATCCCTTGGAGCGGGCCAGCGCCACTGACTTACTGGAGCACCCCTTCCTGCTGCAGACTGGCTCACCTCAGTGCCTGGTCCCGCTGGTGGAACAGTACCGAAAACGCATGTCCCGCTGCTGA
- the LOC107392482 gene encoding serine/threonine-protein kinase PAK 6 isoform X2: MIGHGEYISAMINDMSRLSVTSSNSLRKSSPSARKRAQSLGRLGEVNEGDGYQYEGLTQDDDEDDQEHWRDKTRNIHSETNTPYLGMKKSITLQPNGILPKAKSTYEVGVSSMEGPSRPAQSQNIPASHGPYMSGEMGSPQERLIWKRDFQLPGGMPPNQRHIACFYSPAVAVQQLHRDQGTITTELRPNAPLYMHPHNSPGRPFSSYDLKAESVVRYHSGFLPTGTSSPLVGGIRPQRMVRSSASYTLGLSPNMGLRPGGPDPFLRHSGCPNPPYPRQDSPSQPRPSPTGSLATSPPGTCSPAFRPPQHPAPRPPPDPPKVTHEQFKAALQMVVDKGDPRTYLENFVKIGEGSTGVVCIATEKHTGRQVAVKMMDLRRQQRRELLFNEVVIMRDYQHKNVVEMFKSALVEEELWVIMEYLQGGALTNIVSETRLTEEQIATVCEAVLQALAYLHSQGVIHRDIKSDSILLTLDGRVKLSDFGFCAQISKDIPKRKSLVGTPYWMAPEVISKSPYGTEVDVWSMGIMVVEMVDGEPPYFSEMPVAAMKRLRDEPAPTVRSVSQISPVLKDFLDRMLTRDPLERASATDLLEHPFLLQTGSPQCLVPLVEQYRKRMSRC, translated from the exons ATGATCGGCCACGGGGAGTACATCTCAGCCATGATCAACGACATGAGCCGCCTTTCTGTGACCAGTTCCAACTCCTTGCGGAAGAGTAGTCCCTCAGCCAGGAAGAGAGCCCAGTCTCTGGGAAGACTGGGGGAGGTGAACGAAGGAGATGGTTACCAGTACGAGGGCCTGAcgcaggatgatgatgaggatgatcaggAGCACTGGAGGGACAAAACCAGGAACATTCACAGTGAGACTAACACTCCATACTTGGGAATGAAGAAGAGCATCACTCTGCAGCCCAATGGGATCTTGCCAAAGGCTAAATCAACATATGAGGTCGgagttagctccatggagggacCCTCGCGGCCTGCTCAGTCCCAGAACATCCCAGCTAGTCACGGGCCTTACATGAGCGGAGAGATGGGCAGTCCTCAAGAGAGACTAATATGGAAAAGAGACTTCCAGCTGCCTGGAGGAATGCCACCAAATCAGAGACACATAGCTTGTTTTTACAGCCCTGCTGTGGCTGTGCAGCAGCTCCACCGAGACCAAGGAACCATCACAACAGAGCTCCGACCCAACGCGCCACTGTACATGCACCCTCACAACAGCCCGGGAAGGCCCTTCTCCTCATACGACCTTAAA GCAGAGTCCGTGGTGAGATACCACTCCGGTTTCCTGCCGACCGGCACCAGCAGTCCTCTTGTTGGAGGAATTAGACCTCAGCGGATGGTGCGCTCCTCTGCAAGCTACACTCTGGGTCTGTCACCTAACATGGGGTTGAGGCCCGGTGGACCAGACCCTTTCCTCAGACATTCAGGATGCCCCAACCCTCCATATCCCCGACAGGACAGTCCCTCCCAACCTCGACCTTCTCCCACAGGCTCATTAGCAACCAGTCCTCCAGGCACCTGCTCCCCAGCCTTCAGACCGCCACAGCATCCTGCACCCAGACCACCTCCTGACCCTCCGAAGGTGACACACGAACAGTTTAAAGCAGCCCTGCAGATGGTGGTGGATAAGGGCGATCCACGGACTTACTTGGAGAACTTTGTCAAGATTGGAGAGGGGTCAACAGGGGTGGTGTGTATCGCCACAGAAAAGCACACTGGAAGGCAAGTGGCAGTGAAGATGATGGACCTGCGccgtcagcagaggagagagttgCTCTTTAATGAG GTGGTCATCATGAGGGACTATCAGCACAAGAATGTGGTGGAGATGTTCAAGTCTGCCCTGGTTGAAGAAGAATTGTGGGTAATCATGGAGTACCTGCAGGGTGGAGCACTAACCAACATCGTGTCTGAAACCAG gcTGACTGAGGAGCAGATTGCCACAGTGTGTGAAGCTGTTCTGCAAGCCCTGGCCTATCTCCATTCACAGGGAGTCATTCACAGAGACATCAAGAGTGACTCCATACTACTCACTTTAGACGGAAGA GTGAAGCTTTCAGACTTTGGCTTCTGTGCCCAGATCAGTAAGGACATCCCCAAGAGGAAGTCTCTGGTAGGGACGCCCTACTGGATGGCTCCTGAGGTCATTTCCAAGTCACCATATGGCACCGAG GTTGATGTGTGGTCAATGGGCATCATggtggtggagatggtggacgggGAGCCCCCGTACTTCAGTGAAATGCCTGTAGCAGCAATGAAGAGGCTGAGGGATGAGCCGGCTCCGACGGTTCGAAGTGTCAGCCAG ATATCTCCTGTTCTCAAAGACTTCCTGGATCGAATGCTGACTCGGGATCCCTTGGAGCGGGCCAGCGCCACTGACTTACTGGAGCACCCCTTCCTGCTGCAGACTGGCTCACCTCAGTGCCTGGTCCCGCTGGTGGAACAGTACCGAAAACGCATGTCCCGCTGCTGA
- the LOC107392483 gene encoding uncharacterized protein isoform X1, translated as MVLRRLFPWQRGEGMWRVREPRTTSPSPYLSDQIHKGVLKMMRPKDLRQGSGTRTFLDAMHDGKVHLARFILDALDGRIINSKTENSRTPLMYAVSLQDSGARIKFTRLLLEKGANVNCQDEDGRTALSHACELGHVDVVKLLVQFNADPDFSDAWGNSALMYAAFSGHSQVLEFLVRAFKRLGLRLDRTNNAGHSAIEIANFFGHHHCVQILNFPCRRVAGKEDPLLVAEGESRLPNRLPRHVLERFSKQPANEEQLPAVFQGQMKPGDSSGTWNHFRCPRSQSQEDNHRHSWALPPQIEKKQNEEDHSVLFTAKQLQNCHLRELKGSKITNSLPEPSQKEVSRDTRLPGQTPERFPLWGKAKSFNLDLVSSRKQSYQGDVRDTNLSASKLKRASLQDERCLIDKMECQGSAWGLTNDGNKIVSVPKPLLNSKGQSVKALQENVTSQKEEANDTAPSSRKESQKSLGSTSRHNKLLFARGEMESEKLPSRAPGLVGLGTRLLRRFTAPEFMRMVIDCSSGSSNGRGRMSRSETFPFSHTHHQVNGQQSVDSISAVRCEFESYSSQSAFD; from the exons ATGGTCCTCAGACGTTTGTTTCCGTGGCAACGTGGGGAGGGCATGTGGAGAGTGAG AGAGCCTCGCACAACTTCTCCCTCTCCCTATTTGTCGGATCAGATCCACAAGGGGGTGTTGAAAATGATGCGGCCGAAAGACCTGCGCCAGGGCTCTGGCACCAGGACCTTCCTGGACGCGATGCATGATGGTAAGGTCCACCTTGCGCGCTTCATCCTGGACGCCTTGGACGGACGCATCATCAACTCAAAGACAGAAAACAGCCGCACCCCGCTCATGTACGCCGTCAGCCTCCAAGACTCTGGGGCCAGAATCAAGTTCACCCGGCTGCTGCTCGAGAAAGGGGCAAATGTCAATTGCCAGGATGAGGACGGCCGCACCGCCCTGAGCCACGCCTGTGAGTTGGGTCACGTGGATGTGGTCAAACTTCTTGTTCAGTTCAACGCTGACCCAGACTTCTCTGACGCCTGGGGTAACAGCGCTCTCATGTACGCTGCCTTTTCTGGACACAGCCAGGTTCTGGAGTTCCTGGTGAGAGCTTTCAAAAGACTCGGACTGAGACTGGACCGGACCAATAACGCCGGTCACTCGGCTATAGAGATCGCCAACTTCTTTGGGCACCACCACTGTGTCCAGATTCTGAACTTTCCTTGCAGGAGGGTTGCTGGTAAAGAGGATCCTCTTCTTGTTGCAGAAGGGGAGAGCCGTCTGCCCAATAGGCTCCCCAGGCATGTTCTGGAGAGGTTTTCCAAGCAGCCAGCTAATGAAGAACAACTTCCAGCTGTATTTCAGGGGCAGATGAAACCAGGCGACAGCAGTGGAACATGGAACCacttcaggtgtcccagaagccaGTCTCAAGAGGATAACCACCGCcacagctgggctctccctcCCCAGATTGAGAAAAAACAGAATGAAGAGGATCATAGTGTTCTCTTCACGGCCAAACAACTGCAAAACTGCCATCTTCGAGAGCTGAAGGGGTCGAAAATAACGAACTCATTACCTGAGCCGAGCCAGAAGGAGGTCAGTCGAGATACTCGACTTCCAGGCCAAACACCAGAGAGGTTCCCCCTCTGGGGAAAGGCAAAGTCATTTAACCTGGACCTCgtgagcagcagaaagcagtcctATCAGGGTGACGTGCGTGACACGAACCTGTCGGCCAGCAAATTAAAGAGAGCCTCGCTACAGGATGAGCGATGCCTGATAGACAAGATGGAATGCCAAGGGAGCGCCTGGGGGCTGACGAATGATGGCAACAAAATTGTCTCAGTGCCAAAACCTCTTTTAAACAGCAAGGGGCAGTCGGTGAAAGCGCTCCAGGAGAATGTCACATCACAGAAGGAAGAGGCTAATGACACGGCTCCGTCGAGCCGAAAAGAGTCCCAGAAGAGCCTCGGCTCAACTTCCAGACACAACAAGCTACTTTTCGCCAGAGGAGAGATGGAGTCAGAGAAGCTCCCGAGCCGCGCCCCCGGACTCGTGGGCCTCGGGACCCGACTGCTGCGCCGATTCACTGCTCCGGAGTTCATGAGGATGGTGATCGACTGTTCCTCTGGCTCATCAAACGGAAGAGGTCGGATGTCCCGCTCCGAAACCTTCcccttttcacacacacaccatcaggtcAACGGTCAGCAGAGTGTTGACAGCATCAGTGCTGTGAGGTGCGAGTTTGAAAGCTACTCGTCTCAGTCTGCCTTTGACTAG
- the LOC107392483 gene encoding uncharacterized protein isoform X2, which yields MLLLHNGPQTFVSVATWGGHVESEIHKGVLKMMRPKDLRQGSGTRTFLDAMHDGKVHLARFILDALDGRIINSKTENSRTPLMYAVSLQDSGARIKFTRLLLEKGANVNCQDEDGRTALSHACELGHVDVVKLLVQFNADPDFSDAWGNSALMYAAFSGHSQVLEFLVRAFKRLGLRLDRTNNAGHSAIEIANFFGHHHCVQILNFPCRRVAGKEDPLLVAEGESRLPNRLPRHVLERFSKQPANEEQLPAVFQGQMKPGDSSGTWNHFRCPRSQSQEDNHRHSWALPPQIEKKQNEEDHSVLFTAKQLQNCHLRELKGSKITNSLPEPSQKEVSRDTRLPGQTPERFPLWGKAKSFNLDLVSSRKQSYQGDVRDTNLSASKLKRASLQDERCLIDKMECQGSAWGLTNDGNKIVSVPKPLLNSKGQSVKALQENVTSQKEEANDTAPSSRKESQKSLGSTSRHNKLLFARGEMESEKLPSRAPGLVGLGTRLLRRFTAPEFMRMVIDCSSGSSNGRGRMSRSETFPFSHTHHQVNGQQSVDSISAVRCEFESYSSQSAFD from the exons ATGCTGCTGCTGCATAATGGTCCTCAGACGTTTGTTTCCGTGGCAACGTGGGGAGGGCATGTGGAGAGTGAG ATCCACAAGGGGGTGTTGAAAATGATGCGGCCGAAAGACCTGCGCCAGGGCTCTGGCACCAGGACCTTCCTGGACGCGATGCATGATGGTAAGGTCCACCTTGCGCGCTTCATCCTGGACGCCTTGGACGGACGCATCATCAACTCAAAGACAGAAAACAGCCGCACCCCGCTCATGTACGCCGTCAGCCTCCAAGACTCTGGGGCCAGAATCAAGTTCACCCGGCTGCTGCTCGAGAAAGGGGCAAATGTCAATTGCCAGGATGAGGACGGCCGCACCGCCCTGAGCCACGCCTGTGAGTTGGGTCACGTGGATGTGGTCAAACTTCTTGTTCAGTTCAACGCTGACCCAGACTTCTCTGACGCCTGGGGTAACAGCGCTCTCATGTACGCTGCCTTTTCTGGACACAGCCAGGTTCTGGAGTTCCTGGTGAGAGCTTTCAAAAGACTCGGACTGAGACTGGACCGGACCAATAACGCCGGTCACTCGGCTATAGAGATCGCCAACTTCTTTGGGCACCACCACTGTGTCCAGATTCTGAACTTTCCTTGCAGGAGGGTTGCTGGTAAAGAGGATCCTCTTCTTGTTGCAGAAGGGGAGAGCCGTCTGCCCAATAGGCTCCCCAGGCATGTTCTGGAGAGGTTTTCCAAGCAGCCAGCTAATGAAGAACAACTTCCAGCTGTATTTCAGGGGCAGATGAAACCAGGCGACAGCAGTGGAACATGGAACCacttcaggtgtcccagaagccaGTCTCAAGAGGATAACCACCGCcacagctgggctctccctcCCCAGATTGAGAAAAAACAGAATGAAGAGGATCATAGTGTTCTCTTCACGGCCAAACAACTGCAAAACTGCCATCTTCGAGAGCTGAAGGGGTCGAAAATAACGAACTCATTACCTGAGCCGAGCCAGAAGGAGGTCAGTCGAGATACTCGACTTCCAGGCCAAACACCAGAGAGGTTCCCCCTCTGGGGAAAGGCAAAGTCATTTAACCTGGACCTCgtgagcagcagaaagcagtcctATCAGGGTGACGTGCGTGACACGAACCTGTCGGCCAGCAAATTAAAGAGAGCCTCGCTACAGGATGAGCGATGCCTGATAGACAAGATGGAATGCCAAGGGAGCGCCTGGGGGCTGACGAATGATGGCAACAAAATTGTCTCAGTGCCAAAACCTCTTTTAAACAGCAAGGGGCAGTCGGTGAAAGCGCTCCAGGAGAATGTCACATCACAGAAGGAAGAGGCTAATGACACGGCTCCGTCGAGCCGAAAAGAGTCCCAGAAGAGCCTCGGCTCAACTTCCAGACACAACAAGCTACTTTTCGCCAGAGGAGAGATGGAGTCAGAGAAGCTCCCGAGCCGCGCCCCCGGACTCGTGGGCCTCGGGACCCGACTGCTGCGCCGATTCACTGCTCCGGAGTTCATGAGGATGGTGATCGACTGTTCCTCTGGCTCATCAAACGGAAGAGGTCGGATGTCCCGCTCCGAAACCTTCcccttttcacacacacaccatcaggtcAACGGTCAGCAGAGTGTTGACAGCATCAGTGCTGTGAGGTGCGAGTTTGAAAGCTACTCGTCTCAGTCTGCCTTTGACTAG